One window of the Triticum dicoccoides isolate Atlit2015 ecotype Zavitan chromosome 3B, WEW_v2.0, whole genome shotgun sequence genome contains the following:
- the LOC119274893 gene encoding uncharacterized protein LOC119274893 isoform X1 produces the protein MVTRQQLYHCAKAPLHVIDSMSEIKITELPIVLTETSSPASYELIHFDPPELFFPILPNKKVLSSIKIVNITDYNVGFNTYSRPTNAAWCHTEPARGILPPQSTQKLMVTRERKEEASEHMQVNDKYFVWNSIVTEGVKDSDLGDYMVEKESKELPIVLSKISSLTSNELIQFDPAELHFPFSPQEIFPFTFDIINITDFNVAFNVYSVVKNAARRKESFMEGILPPRSTRESTMVWQLKEMGPGGKEYELEDKIFFWSRLVTEGVEARDIIGYMSEEESKELPIFFHKESSPCASNELIQFDPPELNFHVLPNKVCVFSVNVVNSTDYYVAFSTGLPNSKVAWYVKPSERIMPPKTTQRLVLKRTAKEKELGDMQCQDKLFLCNRIVSEDAEPSDIIGDMDGDLTTFSKELRIVLHMTNLCTSDELIQFDPPQLRYPFFPNKKAPMVCLLKIVNVTDYCVGFHILAHHGNSASYTANTQEIRVKRISKERESGDMLCKDMVSAWNGIVTESIKVSDINHFNDLAESKELPIVFTKPGESSSM, from the exons atggtcacaaggcagcagctttaccactgcgccaaggctccccttcatgtCATTGATAGCATGTCTGAGATAAAGATTACCGAGTTGCCCATTGTTCTTACAGAG ACAAGTTCACCGGCCTCATACGAGCTGATCCATTTTGATCCACCCGAACTTTTCTTCCCCATCTTACCAAACAAGAAGGTGCTGTCCTCAATTAAGATAGTCAACATTACAGATTACAATGTTGGTTTCAATACATATAGCAGGCCAACAAATGCGGCATGGTGTCACACAGAGCCAGCAAGAGGAATCCTGCCACCACAGTCCACACAAAAACTTATGGTAACAAGGGAACGAAAGGAAGAGGCATCAGAACATATGCAGGTCAATGACAAGTACTTTGTGTGGAACAGCATTGTGACCGAAGGTGTCAAAGACAGCGACCTTGGTGATTATATGGTTGAAAAAGAGAGCAAGGAGTTGCCTATTGTCCTTAGCAAG ATAAGCTCATTAACCTCAAATGAGTTGATCCAATTTGATCCCGCTGAGCTCCACTTCCCCTTTTCGCCGCAGGAGATATTTCCGTTCACGTTTGATATAATCAACATTACAGATTTCAATGTTGCTTTCAATGTATATAGCGTGGTAAAGAATGCAGCAAGACGTAAAGAATCATTTATGGAAGGAATTCTGCCACCAAGATCCACTAGAGAAAGCACGATGGTATGGCAATTGAAGGAAATGGGACCAGGAGGCAAGGAGTACGAGTTAGAAGACAAGATATTTTTTTGGAGCCGTCTTGTGACTGAAGGTGTCGAAGCTAGAGACATCATTGGTTATATGAGTGAGGAAGAGAGTAAAGAATTGCCCATTTTTTTTCACAAG GAAAGTAGTCCATGTGCCTCAAATGAGCTGATCCAATTTGACCCGCCTGAGCTCAACTTCCACGTCCTGCCAAACAAGGTGTGCGTGTTCTCAGTTAATGTAGTCAACAGTACAGATTACTACGTGGCTTTTAGTACAGGTTTGCCAAACAGCAAAGTGGCCTGGTATGTAAAACCGTCTGAAAGGATTATGCCACCAAAGACCACTCAAAGACTTGTTCTAAAAAGGACAGCAAAGGAAAAGGAACTAGGAGACATGCAGTGCCAAGACAAGTTGTTTTTGTGTAACAGGATTGTGAGCGAAGATGCTGAACCAAGTGACATCATTGGTGACATGGATGGGGATTTGACCACTTTTAGTAAGGAATTGCGCATTGTTCTTCACATG ACAAACTTATGCACCTCAGACGAGTTAATCCAGTTTGATCCTCCCCAACTACGCTACCCCTTCTTTCCAAACAAGAAGGCACCCATGGTGTGCTTACTTAAAATAGTCAATGTTACAGATTATTGTGTGGGTTTCCATATATTGGCCCACCATGGCAATTCGGCGAGCTACACTGCAAATACACAGGAAATAAGAGTAAAAAGGATATCAAAGGAAAGAGAGTCGGGAGACATGCTGTGCAAAGACATGGTTAGTGCGTGGAATGGAATTGTGACTGAAAGTATCAAAGTTAGCGACATCAATCATTTCAACGATCTTGCAGAGAGCAAGGAGTTGCCCATTGTTTTTACAAAG CCTGGAGAAAGCAGTTCGATGTAG
- the LOC119274893 gene encoding vesicle-associated protein 1-4-like isoform X2 has product MVTRQQLYHCAKAPLHVIDSMSEIKITELPIVLTETSSPASYELIHFDPPELFFPILPNKKVLSSIKIVNITDYNVGFNTYSRPTNAAWCHTEPARGILPPQSTQKLMVTRERKEEASEHMQVNDKYFVWNSIVTEGVKDSDLGDYMVEKESKELPIVLSKISSLTSNELIQFDPAELHFPFSPQEIFPFTFDIINITDFNVAFNVYSVVKNAARRKESFMEGILPPRSTRESTMVWQLKEMGPGGKEYELEDKIFFWSRLVTEGVEARDIIGYMSEEESKELPIFFHKESSPCASNELIQFDPPELNFHVLPNKVCVFSVNVVNSTDYYVAFSTGLPNSKVAWYVKPSERIMPPKTTQRLVLKRTAKEKELGDMQCQDKLFLCNRIVSEDAEPSDIIGDMDGDLTTFSKELRIVLHMIIVWVSIYWPTMAIRRATLQIHRK; this is encoded by the exons atggtcacaaggcagcagctttaccactgcgccaaggctccccttcatgtCATTGATAGCATGTCTGAGATAAAGATTACCGAGTTGCCCATTGTTCTTACAGAG ACAAGTTCACCGGCCTCATACGAGCTGATCCATTTTGATCCACCCGAACTTTTCTTCCCCATCTTACCAAACAAGAAGGTGCTGTCCTCAATTAAGATAGTCAACATTACAGATTACAATGTTGGTTTCAATACATATAGCAGGCCAACAAATGCGGCATGGTGTCACACAGAGCCAGCAAGAGGAATCCTGCCACCACAGTCCACACAAAAACTTATGGTAACAAGGGAACGAAAGGAAGAGGCATCAGAACATATGCAGGTCAATGACAAGTACTTTGTGTGGAACAGCATTGTGACCGAAGGTGTCAAAGACAGCGACCTTGGTGATTATATGGTTGAAAAAGAGAGCAAGGAGTTGCCTATTGTCCTTAGCAAG ATAAGCTCATTAACCTCAAATGAGTTGATCCAATTTGATCCCGCTGAGCTCCACTTCCCCTTTTCGCCGCAGGAGATATTTCCGTTCACGTTTGATATAATCAACATTACAGATTTCAATGTTGCTTTCAATGTATATAGCGTGGTAAAGAATGCAGCAAGACGTAAAGAATCATTTATGGAAGGAATTCTGCCACCAAGATCCACTAGAGAAAGCACGATGGTATGGCAATTGAAGGAAATGGGACCAGGAGGCAAGGAGTACGAGTTAGAAGACAAGATATTTTTTTGGAGCCGTCTTGTGACTGAAGGTGTCGAAGCTAGAGACATCATTGGTTATATGAGTGAGGAAGAGAGTAAAGAATTGCCCATTTTTTTTCACAAG GAAAGTAGTCCATGTGCCTCAAATGAGCTGATCCAATTTGACCCGCCTGAGCTCAACTTCCACGTCCTGCCAAACAAGGTGTGCGTGTTCTCAGTTAATGTAGTCAACAGTACAGATTACTACGTGGCTTTTAGTACAGGTTTGCCAAACAGCAAAGTGGCCTGGTATGTAAAACCGTCTGAAAGGATTATGCCACCAAAGACCACTCAAAGACTTGTTCTAAAAAGGACAGCAAAGGAAAAGGAACTAGGAGACATGCAGTGCCAAGACAAGTTGTTTTTGTGTAACAGGATTGTGAGCGAAGATGCTGAACCAAGTGACATCATTGGTGACATGGATGGGGATTTGACCACTTTTAGTAAGGAATTGCGCATTGTTCTTCACATG ATTATTGTGTGGGTTTCCATATATTGGCCCACCATGGCAATTCGGCGAGCTACACTGCAAATACACAGGAAATAA